The Terriglobia bacterium genome includes the window GTCTTGTGGCAGCGTCCGGCAACGGTTCGAGCGGTGCGGGGCAATCAAGGCGATGCCGCGCTGTCGCAACCGTGCGCGCAGGGCGTCGCTGTCATAGCCTTTGTCGGCGATCACCCGCTCAGGCTTCTGGCGCGGATGCCCGCCCTGATGCCTCCGTCCTACCCGGATCGCCTCGAGCGTCTCCTCCGCGAGCCGGACCTCCGAGGGGGAAGCAGAATAAAGTCGGATTCCCAAAGGAACACCGCGGCCGTCGACCACCACCATCCACTTCGTCCCCTTGCCCCGCTTGGTTTTGCCGACTCCACAGCCCCCTTTTTGGCGGGAGCTAAACTCCCGTCCAGAAATGACTCGCTCCACTTTAACTGTTGGCGTTCATTCAACTCGCCC containing:
- a CDS encoding IS5 family transposase, yielding MVVVDGRGVPLGIRLYSASPSEVRLAEETLEAIRVGRRHQGGHPRQKPERVIADKGYDSDALRARLRQRGIALIAPHRSNRCRTLPQDGRVLRRYRKRWIVERSIAWLGNFRRLVVRYDRSLTIYQAFIHVACFMIVLRRVLK